A genomic stretch from Falco naumanni isolate bFalNau1 chromosome 6, bFalNau1.pat, whole genome shotgun sequence includes:
- the SLC35D3 gene encoding solute carrier family 35 member D3, whose protein sequence is MGRWRGRARGVAVAVAHGLCSGSLNILLKFLLARYHFAFLTLLQCLSSAAAALGLEALRRRGLAALPPFGPRLARPFAAVAALATLQSTLTLWSLRGLSLPMYVVFKRCLPLVTLLTGALVLRDGMPSPGVLVAVLITTCGAALAGAGDLTGDAMGYVTGVLAVLIHAAYLVLIQKTSVDSEYGPLTAQYAIAVSATPFLIICSFASMDSINVWSFPGWKDPAMVCIFIACVLISCAMNFTTLHCTYINSAVTTSFVGVVKSIATITVGMVAFNDVEPTKLFIAGVVVNTLGSVIYCVAKYIETRRQSNYEDLEKEAREEEGERQAGDQALFAMEAISQEKGTEEAAVERSAMGDSQSGEKEKDGTEKPAKGPAVQGEATGTQEVNRSLLKDAYLGVWRLVRGANYIKKDYLIENEELPNP, encoded by the exons ATGGGCcggtggcggggccgggcgcggggcgtCGCGGTGGCCGTGGCGCACGGGCTGTGCTCGGGCTCGCTGAACATCCTGCTGAAGTTCCTGCTGGCCCGCTACCACTTCGCCTTCCTGAcgctgctgcagtgcctgagcagcgcggcggcggcgctggggctggaggcgctgcggcggcgggggctggcGGCGCTGCCGCCCTTCGGGCCCCGCCTGGCGCGCCCCTTCGCCGCCGTGGCTGCCCTGGCCACGCTGCAGTCCACCCTCACGCTCTGGTCGCTGCGCGGCCTCAGCCTCCCCATGTACGTCGTCTTCAAGCGCTGCCTGCCCCTCGTCACCCTCCTCACCGGCGCCCTGGTGCTCCGCGACGGCATGCCCTCGCCCGGCGTCCTCGTCGCCGTCCTCATCACCACCTGCGGCGCCGCGCTGGCCG GAGCTGGTGACCTGACTGGGGATGCTATGGGCTATGTGACAGGCGTGCTGGCCGTGCTGATACACGCTGCCTACCTGGTGCTCATTCAGAAGACCAGTGTAGATAGTGAATATGGACCCCTGACAGCACAGTATGCCATCGCTGTTTCAGCCACTCCTTTTCTCATCATTTGCTCCTTTGCCAGCATGGATTCCATCAATGTCTGGTCTTTCCCAGGGTGGAAGGACCCTGCCATGGTATGCATCTTTATTGCTTGCGTCCTGATTAGCTGTGCCATGAACTTTACCACCCTTCACTGCACTTACATTAACTCAGCTGTGACCACCAGCTTCGTAGGGGTGGTGAAGAGCATAGCAACCATCACGGTGGGCATGGTGGCATTCAATGATGTGGAGCCCACAAAGTTATTTATAGCTGGTGTTGTGGTCAACACCTTGGGGTCTGTCATTTACTGTGTGGCCAAGTACATTGAGACCAGGCGGCAGAGCAATTATGAGGACCTGGAGAAAGAAGCTagagaagaggagggggaaaggcagGCTGGGGACCAAGCACTATTTGCGATGGAGGCAATTTCCCAGGAGAAGGGAACTGAGGAAGCAGCAGTGGAAAGATCAGCCATGGGGGACAGCCAGagtggagagaaagagaaggatgGCACTGAGAAACCTGCCAAGGGACCGGCGGTCCAGGGAGAAGCCACCGGCACACAAGAAGTGAACAGGAGCTTGCTGAAGGATGCCTATCTTGGAGTATGGAGGTTGGTGAGGGGTGCTAATTATATAAAGAAGGATTATTTGATAGAAAATGAAGAACTACCAAACCCTTAA